The window GTGCTGGAGTATTTAACCGCTGAGATCCTGGAATTGGCTGGTAATGCCGCCCGGGACAACAAGAAGACCCGCAtcatcccccgtcacctgcagcttgccgtgcgcaatgacgaggagcTGAACAAGCTGCTGGGTGGGGTGACCATTGCCCAGGGAGGCGTCCTGCCCAACATCCAGGCCGTGCTGCTGCCCAAGAAGACTGAGAGCAGCAAAGCGGCCAAGAGCAAGT of the Hyla sarda isolate aHylSar1 unplaced genomic scaffold, aHylSar1.hap1 scaffold_1821, whole genome shotgun sequence genome contains:
- the LOC130314437 gene encoding histone H2A type 1 — encoded protein: MSGRGKQGGKVRAKAKTRSSRAGLQFPVGRVHRLLRKGNYAERVGAGAPVYLAAVLEYLTAEILELAGNAARDNKKTRIIPRHLQLAVRNDEELNKLLGGVTIAQGGVLPNIQAVLLPKKTESSKAAKSK